Within Ovis aries strain OAR_USU_Benz2616 breed Rambouillet chromosome 3, ARS-UI_Ramb_v3.0, whole genome shotgun sequence, the genomic segment CCTACGGCCGCCTTGAGCCCCGTGAGGGGCCTGCACCTCCTCTGCCGGCCAAGCGTGGGATGGCCGCGTGGGTGGTCAGCAACTTCCAGAAGCGGCAGCGGCGTGTGCAGCTGTACCGGCAGCTGGCGCCGCACCTGCGGGTGGACGTGTTCGGCCGCGCGGCTGGGCAGCCCCTGTGTGCTGGTTGCCTGCTGCGCGCCGTGGCCAGCTACCGCTTCTACCTGGCCTTCGAGAACTCCGAGCACCGGGACTACATCACCGAGAAGTTCTGGCGCAACGCGCTGCTGGCTGGCGCTGTGCCCGTGGCCTTGGGCCCCCCAAGGGCCGCCTACGAGGCCGTCGCCCCGCCCGACGCCTTCGTGCATGTAGACGACTTTGGCTCGGCCCGCGAGCTGGCCGCCTTCCTCACCGGCATGAACGAGAGCTGCTATCGGCGCTACTTTGCGTGGCGAGATCGGTTCCGCGTGCGGCTGTTCAGCGACTGGCGAGAGCGCTTCTGTGCCATCTGTGCCCGGTTCCCCCAGCTGCCCCGTGGCCAGGTCTACCAGGACCTTGAGGGCTGGTTCCAGGCCTGAGCTCTGcccggggaggggtggggaaggggagggtggctGGGGAGCTGGACACGTGGGTAGAGGGCTGGGTGTTGAAATCAAACCACTGGCATCCGACCCGACCCCCATAGGCAACGGCCGGGCAGAcgtggaggctggggtgggggactgGGAAGCAGGGCTCGTCTGGGCAgcctgcctggaggaggaggctgcTGGACATTGGAGCCACTCTGTGGAGGCAGAGGcgagagcagggagggagggagggagtacGGGGTGCTGAGGTCCGTCAGGTGGACGGCCACACAGGCCTTCCGTCCCCACCTCGATCATATCTGAGAGGAGCGGGGGCTGAGAGAGGCGGGAGGCAGGGCCCTCGGGGGTGCAGACATGCCCCCTGAGGTCTGTGGGGGCAACAGCCGGGCCCCTGACCCGGAGCTGGGGTCTCTTTGTTCCGGATGTGCAGTCTGGAGCCCGGCGTGCCACCCAGCCTGCTGTGCCCTGGGGAGGGGACACCGACCAATAAAGACACGAGCAGAGGACGCGTGGGCTCTGCCTCCCCCGCGCCCCCGCCACCCGGGCCTCCTGTCCTGGCCGgatcctgccccctgccccccaggctcGTCCTCCCGGCCTCCATCGCCGAAGGGAAAGGCTCTGCAGCAGAGAGCCCGCCCTGACGGCCCCCAGCCCGAAAGGCCCAGGGGCGGGGAGCAGAGGCCCAGCTCAGAAACGCTGCTGTGGGACGTGTGCAAGGCGCCCTGGGACTTCATTCTCAGGCTGCGGGCATCCAGGGTGTGACGAGGCCCGGTTAGATGTGGGCACCCTGTCACTGGGGGCAGCGTGGGCATGGGGGAGCACCAGGTCCCTGCTGCACCAGGGGGCCCTGGTGTgcaggggagggggggtgggggctggcgcTGAGCCTCTGGGTGGCGCTGCCGGGGCCCCAGGTGGGTGGGAGGCAGGTGGATGCAGGAAGCCGCTGCCCTCCCCCTGGGCAGTGGCTTCCTGTCCTGACCTAGCCCCACGCTCTGACAGAGAAGGAAGTGTTCTCAGGCTgcgggtggagggaggggaggaggggggcaggagagggggatggatccccaccctctcctgcctggCGCTCAGGTTAGAGCCTTCTCTGTGTAGCGCAGACTCAATACCACTTGCTTTGCCCCTCCCATTCACCAATTGGGAAACTGAGGTTAGGAGGAGCCCAGAGAAGTGCAAGGCAGGAGGCTTCTTGCAGCAGGGGCGGGCCTGCCCTCCGCTGGCCTCCCTGGGAATGGGCCTCTCCACCAGGCTCAGCCCCCGCCAGGCGCTGCCCCAAGCCTGTGGGTGCACTGACCCCAGAGACCCCACACAGAGGCCACAGTCACCTGCACCCACAGGGAGAGAAAGCAGCCCCTCACAGAGGGCGCAGCCTCAGCCTCCCCAGACACCAGCCTGCCTCGCCTGCACAGAGCGGTTCTCTGGGTCCCTTCTCCCCCTGGCTGAGCCCAGGGAGCTGCAGCCCCCACGGAGCACAGCCAGGGCCACCCTGCCACGTGGTCACCAAGCGGCTCACTCACAAGGAGCGCGGGGAACTCTTACAGGGGAAGGACAGCCGCCCTGCTGCCCTTCTCGCCCCCCAAGGTGCAGGTGGGGCTGCCCCCAGTCTGGCAGGAAAGCCAGCTTTTTGAGCCTTTAGAGACATGCCCGCCCTGCACAGATAGGACCCGCATCCGAGGCTGCGCGCCCCCTCCCCAGGTATGGGTGACTGTCCCCCTCCAGCCCCGGAGCGCCCCGCGCGCTGGGATCTGGCTCTCAGGTTCAGATGAAATTCCTGCCATCGTCAGGCAGCCAGAGGTGGGGACCTGGTGGGGGGCGAGCATCCCCCAGCATCCCCCGGGGGCCACGGGCCAGGGCCAGGGTCGACCTCGGAGCGCCTCTAAGGGAGGACTATTTCAGGGGGCCGGGGTGCTGCGCCTCGGCTCGGCGCCCCTGGGAGAAGAGCGCCCTGGGACTGAGTCGGGGGTCTCGGTGTACGGCTGGCCCTTGTGCGCACCACCTCAACGCCTAGCGGGAGGCGGGCAACCAGAAAGCCTCTCGTGGCGGGTCAGAGCTCCGGGAACCGCCCAAACGCCGGCGGGCAGGCGACCCGGGTCGGGCGGCGTGCGGAGGGCACCCGCCGGCCCCTTTAAGCGGGGGCGGTGCGGGCGGGGGGCGGCGCGAGCCGCGGCCGCCGGGGCGGAGCCAGCGCCGAGCCGGTCCCGGAGGCTCGAGACCCCGCCCCGCGCGGGCGATGCCGAGCggcgcggcgggcggcgggcggccggGCGCGCAGAGGAGCGGGCggcggggcgcggcgggcggcgggcggcggggcgCGCAGAGGAGCGGGCGGCGGGGCGCGCAGAGGAGCGGGCCGCGGCGCGGAGGCGGCGGAGCGCGGCCCCGCCATGGGCTTCCTGCaccagctgcagctgctgctctgGAAGAACGTGACGCTGAAGCGCCGGAGCCCGGTGAGCGACCCCCCGCGCCGCGGGCCGGCGGGAGCCGGAGGCTGCGCGCACCGGGGCCGGCGGCGCGCTCCCCGCGCGCACGTGCGGCGGCCCGGCCCGGCGCGCGCGGACCCCAGGCGGGCGGGGCGGCGGGTGGTCGCCCCTTCCACGCCTGCCCTCGCCCCGGCCTCCGGAGAGGGGGCTCGGCTGTACCCGGCCCGCCGCCCGCGTCCGCTGACATTCGTGGAGCTCGGCTGAGTCACGGGGCGGGCGCCCTCCGCAGCGCGCTCTCCCGGGCCAGCCTCAGGGCTGGAAGGTGGCCCGGGCCCCCGGGGGAGCGGGAGGCCCTGCTTCCCCCGGCAGAGGACCGGCTGGAGGTCTGGGTCCGGCTCAGAGGCGCTGCGGTCTCTGGGCCCAGCCCTGGCGCCCCTGCAGGGACCCTATCCCTCCTCCGGGCGCAGCCCTCTGTCCTTGGACAGGCGCCTCTCCTCGCGCACATCCACCGGCCCTCGCTCACGGGCTCGCGCCGCGTCCTCGCTGTGCCTGCCTCGGCCACCCAGGCCCTGCTGCACCCTTTTGTCCTTTGGGGCCCTCCTCCCTGAAGCGCTCCACTCTCCGCTCCCCCAACCCGGCCTCCCCCCCCTCTCCGCCCCGGGACTGGGTCCTGTGACTACCGTGCTCCCCAGCTCTCTGCCCTGTGCTTGAGGGTGCAGGGCACAGCAGCTGTCAGGGGCTGAAGCGCCAgtgaggagaggggctggggcgGTATGGGCATCATCACTGCCACTGCTCCAGCCTTGGGAAGGGAAGGGGCATCTGCTGGCCTGCCCAGCTGGCACCAGCCACATCGCAGCGAGGCCTGGGCAGCTCGGGTTCTTGACAGGAcacgggattttccaggatgGGGCTCAGGGCAGGTTGGGGTCTGGAGATGGAACCTGAGGTGGAGGCATCCTCTCGCCCCTCTGGAGTTTGGGGGCTCCTGTCCCACCTGGCCCCAGGGCCCCTTGAGCCGACCTGCTCCTGCCTGGGCCCCTCCCTGAGAGGGGTTTCAAAGTGCACAGTGGGAAACGCAGACCTGCAGATGGGCAGGGTAGCCGTCATCACCCTGGCCTGGCAGGATTCCCCTGGGCACCTGGCCCTGGCAGGGAGCCAGGCTTGTGTTCGCTCGCTGCCCGTGGCGCCCGGGGCTGGCTGGCGCTGGGCTCGTGGGTCAGACCTGCAGCCTCTGGTGCTGCCTCCTCCGCTGCAGGGTTTGGGTCACCGGGGCCAGCAGGGCGGGGCCCCGGGGAGGGATTGAGACTGGACGTGGGCATGCGTCAGTGTCAGCCCTCGAGTTCCTGGCAGGGAGGATGGGAGCTGGGAGCAGAGGCTCCCGTGAGGGCCCCAGCATCTCCTGGGGACCCCAAGGCTCAGGGAAGTGGGCACCTGGCAAGCAGGGGGCAGCTGCCCACTGACCTACACCCGGGAGTAGCCCCCGCATGTCAGGTTGGGCCTCCCCAGAGCCTTCCTTGCCCTGCCCCATGGTGCCCCCAGGCATGGCTGAGCTTGTGGAGGTCCTCGGCTGTGGCCACAGCACAGCAGGAATTCTTCCTCCAGGGTGGCTGAGGCCTCGCTGGGCTCAcgccaggggctggggcaggctaGGTGGCGGGCACACTCCTCCACTTTTCTGGGAGGGTCTTGGGCGTCACAGTTGGCTCCCTGGACTTGGCCAGCAGAGGGTCTGCCTGCGTGCTGCACGCCTCACTGAGGGTGCATATGTGCCCTGGGGGAAGCCTGGTCTGGGGGGTCGGAACCAAGGATCTCTGTGCCCGGCTTGCTCCATCTTCCCAAGCTTTGCGCCTCGGTTTCTCCATCTGTCGGTGTGGACCTTGGTCTGGATACCGGTCTGTCCTGGGGCTTCTGGCTGCTCCTGGTGGGAGGACCAGGTCCCTGGAGTCGGGGGCAGCACCTCCGTCCTCAGGCCTCACCTGTTCTCTTCTGGACTCAGcgggaggggcctggaggggacACACGGCCGCTGGGTGGGGCACCCAGGTGGGGCTGACCCTGCACTGCCTGCCGTAACCAGATGCCCCTCTGGCCACCCGCCCGCCAAGCaggcctccctcctcccagcagcTCCTGTGCGGCCGTTGCTATAGCAATGAGGAGGCAGCGGGCCTGTTGCTGCAGTTACTCGCGGAGGTGCCCGGAggcagggcgggggtgggtggggccgGCTCAGCGGCCATGACCCCAGCCACTCGGTGTGCACACGGCAGGCACCTGTCCTGGTCCACATTGCCTCCCGGGCTGGCCCCGGGCTGGCTGCTGGCTCAGGGCGGGGGTGGAGGCTGGCACGGGCTGGGGCGGGCGTGGGGCGCAGACACATGGCAGGGTGTTCCACACCACAGAGCCCTATTGTCAGCCCAGTAAACACAGCAGCATCTGGCCCCGCCCTGGGGGACCAGGGCTTGGGCCCTGGGCCAGAGAGAGCGCCGCTGGGTCAGCACTCTGAAGTCAGTTTGGGATGGGGGTGAGGCTGAAGGCACCTTGGTGCCTCTGCAGAAGCTTAGTAGGGGTAGGGGTCAGGACGTGCCCTCGGGTGGGCCAGGGGCCCCCAAAGAGCAGCCAGCCCAAGGTCCGCCTCCCCCTTCCATGGTGCCCTCCCTGAGCCAGGAGGGGTGCAGGCGGGAATGGAGGAAAGTCTGGACCCCGGGCACTTCTTTACCGCTCCAGGCAGGTCCCAGCAGGGCTCACCTCGGTGCTCAGCCTGCAGCCGAGTTGCGCTGGGAACCCTGATCAGAGGCCCCAGGCAGGCAGGGCCGCGCCCACCCGAGCcacctggggggtggggtgggccagGGCAGGAGGCACCTGCGTCTCAGGGTCGAGGGGGGCTGTCAGACCCCTGACCAGGTCTTCCCGGAGGCTCAGGGCCCAGGGCTACAGCCAGGCCCTCCACCGACCCAGGCCTCACCTTCTTAGGCctttgcgggggcgggggggggggggtggagattGATGGCACTACAGCTGCAGGGAGGAGGGCTGACTCCGGGGACGGTGGGAGTCACAGCCCAGAGCAGACACTGCTGGATCCTCTGAGACCTTGCCCAGGCAGCCCTGCAGGCAGGCAAGGAGCTGGGCGGTGCGTGGGTCAGCGTGGACCGCCCGCTGCCTGATTCGCCCCTGCCAGCCTCCAGCGAGGCGCACCTGGACTGGGTGTGGGGACCCGGCTTGCTTGAGCCAGAGAAGGCTGACCCTCTTCCCTCAAAGAGGCTCCGGAAGGGAGGGGCTGCGATTTCCGTGGGCTCGGGAGGCCTGGGTGGACCTGTGGCCCATGGCGGGCCATGCAGGGTTCGGTGGGGCTGGGCTGGCCCTGGGAGGGGTGGGTGTCTGTGAGGGAGAGGAGGGTTTGGGTGTGTCCTGTCCAGCGCTGGGCAGGTGGCCTCACTCCGCCCGCCCTTTCCAGTGGGTCTTGGCCTTCGAGATCTTCATCCCGCTCGTCCTGTTTTTCATCCTGCTGGGGCTTCGGCAGAAGAAGCCCACCATCTCTGTGAAGGAAGGTGAGGGGCTCCTGGGGGCCCGGCCGGGAGGGGCGGGCAGGCGGCCCTCACGGCGTCTCGCACACTCGTCGGCGTGCACACAGCTGCTCCCGGCACAGGGGTGCCTGTCCCCCGGCGCGGTCCCACGCCCCGCGCCTGGCCGGGCTGGGGTGCCCGCGGCGCTGGGCCTCACTGTCTCCTCTGTTCtgttctgcccctcctccccgccctgCATGGTCTCTGTCCTCCTCCCGGGCCTGCACGCAGTCTGTAAGTGCGCGGTCGCCCCCCCAGCTGGCCCGGGCGTCCTCGGGAGCCCTGCGGGGCCTCCTGGTGAAGCTTgcgccctcccccgcccctcgcTTGCACTAACGGCGTCTCCTGGCCAGCTGGGTCCTGCAGGGCCCCTGCCTGCTGTCAGGAACAGCAggcttggtggggtgggggtggggtggtgggaggtCAAGGCTGGAGCCCCTGGACCTCAGTGGCTCCCCAGTCAGGCTCCCCGGTGTCATCCAGGGTGGGGTCGCCTGGCCCTGCTGTGCAGGGCTGCAGCACCTGGCCGCTGTCCACTCAGACCTAGTGGGCTCCTGCGTTCACTCTACTAACCAGCTGGCCAGAGAGGTCAGAGGTCACTGCCCAGTAGGGGCCCCCTGTGCTCCTGATCCCTGGGGGCAGTGCTGCCTCCTGTTCTTAGGGAAGCAGTCAGCGCACTGGCCTTGGCTGGTGGAGGGAAGAGGGGCGCTCTGGCAGTTGTGGGGAAGGGATGGTGAGATGCCCTTTGACCTCTGACCTGCCGGGGTCATCTGCACTAGAACACTCAGCCGTCTGTTTCCCGTCTGCTGCCTGCAGCTGCTTTTCTTCCTGACTCTCTCTAAATCTCTCTTCtcggcctctgtctcttcccctccccaccgACCGCGCCCCTCCCCGGCCCTGGGCCCTCTCGCCTGCCCCTCAGCTTTCTACACGGCGGCGCCCCTCACCTCCGCCGGCATCCTGCCGGTCATGCAGTCGCTGTGCCCCGACGGCCAGCGGGACGAGTTCGGCTTCCTTCAGTATGCCAACTCCACGTGAGTGCCCCGCCCccggcggccccgcccccgggcctgggccccgccccgcccggctgCCCCGCCCCGGGCCTGGCGGCCTGCTGGTGACGGCCAGTGGTgcttcagggtcacacagctgctgGAGCGCCTCAACCGCGTGGTGGAGGAGGGCAACCTGTTTGACCCGGCGAGGCCCAGCCTGGGCTCGGAGCTGGAGGCGCTGCGCCAGCACCTGGAGGCCCTCAGCGCCAGCCCGGACCCCTGGGACAGCCGCGCAGCCCGACCTGCAGGTGTGCCCGGGGGGCGGAGCGGTGCCCGAGCCCGCGGTCAGCGGGGTTTGAAGCCGGGCTCGGGCGCTTCCTGCCGCGGGCTCCACGCCCACACCCCTGCCCGGCGCTCGCCAGGAGCCTGCTGCCCGTCACTGTGGCCAGCCACAGTGGGAGCTGCTGGGAGCTCAGCTCCGAGGCCCTTTGGGGCTCTCTGGCCGGCCTTCAGCCCTGTCTTTCTGCCTGTCCAGTGTCCTCCTTCTCTCTGGACTCGGTGGCCAGGGACCCTCGGGAGCTGTGGCGCTTCCTGACACAGAACCTGTCACTGCCCGATAGCGCGGCCCGGGCTCTGCTGGCTGCCCAGGTGGACCTGCCCGAGGTGAGGGCCGGGAGCCTCAGTGGGGCGCCTGTGTCTGCTCCTGGGAGCCCCCTGCCCTGGTCCTCCGCTGGCTCCCATGGGGGTGCAGGGCTGGAGCCCCAGCAGCTGATCCATGACCCCGTCACGCTCAGGTCTATCGCCTGCTTTTTGGCCCTTCGCCTGGCTTGGACGGGGGTTCAGGGCCGCCCAGGAATCAGCAGCCCCTGTTCCAGATGGAGGTGAGGGGCACACGCTGCCTGCTTCTGGGAGGGTGAAGAGAGGGCTCCCATTGAGGGTGAGGGGGTCCCCAGGAGTTGGTGGTTGTCCCAGGGAGGCAGGGTGGGAATGcgtccctctccctccctctgcccccactTGCTGTTGCAGGACCTGGGTGATCTCGGACCCGGCCCGCTGGGTGGGGCAGGGTAAGGCCCTGGGCCCTGTGGGCCAGGCCTTTGGTATCCTCTTGGCTGAGGCTCCTTTCAGCCATTCCTCTGCACCCTGTccccaggagctgctgctggctcctgccctcctggagcagcTCACGTGCATGCCAGGCTCCAGGGAGCTGGGCCGGGTCCTCACTGTACCCCGGGGTCAGCAGACAGCGCTGCAGGGATACCGGGATGCGGTCTGCAGAGGGCAGGCTGCGGCACGTGCTCACCGTTTCTCGGGGCTGGCTGCTGAGCTCCGGAACCAACTGGATGCAGCCAAGATTGCCCAGCAGGTGAGGCCTGCCTGCCAGGCGGCCTGCAGATCTGGCacctgggcggggggtgggggtgtgccAGGACTCCTCGGCGTCGCCGGGAGCGCCTGGGCCCGGGGCTCTGCTTGGCTGTCCTTGGGTCCCCTGCCTGGGCCTTCGATCCAGTCTGTCTCCCCGCCCCTGGTCGGCGCTCCTTGACCCCCAGGCTGCTCCCCTGcttgcctcctgtgtctcctgcgggTGTCCTCCCCGTTCCACGCTGACCTCAGCCTCCCGTGCAGAGCAGCCCCCAGACCCTGGGCCTGCGTCTGCCTACTCGCCCCGTTTCCCCTCAGCTGGGCCTGGACGCCCCTAGTGGCTCTGCTGCCTCACAGCAGCCACCACCCCCACCGCGGCTGCAGGCGCTCCTGGAGGACCTGCTGGACGCCCAGAAGGTCCTGCGGGACGTGGATGTCCTCTCAGCCCTTGCCCTGCTGCTGCCTCAGGGCGCCTGCGCAGGCCGGGCTCCTGGGCCCGCAGCCAGCGGCCCTGGTGGGGTGGCCAACAGCACCGGGGCTGGGGCGGGCCCCAGCTCCAACAGCACGGCTGAGGAGGGGGCCCCGTCCGCTGCAGCCCCGGCCCCCTCGGACGCGCTGCAGGGCCAGTGCTCCGCTTTCGTGCAGCTCTGGGCCGGCCTGCAGCCCATCCTGTGTGGCAACAACCGGTAGGTGGGTGGCAGGGGCAGGGTGAGGAGGCTGGGGGTTGCTGGGCCTGCCCCCAGGTCTGGCTCTGATGCCCCCTCCCTGGTCCCGGTCCATGGACCCCTACTCCATGCCAATCATTTGATGCCTGCACCTGCTTGGAAGCCCCGCGCCCACCCCTCCCTGCCGATGCCCCGTCCCACCTCGAGTCTCACCTGCTTGCCCCAGCACCATCGAGCCCGAGGCGCTGCGAAGGGGCAACATGAGCTCCCTGGGCTTCACGAGCAAGGAGCAGCGGAACCTGGGCCTCCTTGTGCATCTCATGACCAGCAACCCCAAGATCCTGTACGCGCCCGCGGGCTCTGAGGCAGACCGTGTCATCCTCAAGGTGTGCGCCTCAGGCTGCCCGTGTCCTCTGGGGCAGGAACTGAGGGAGCTGGGCAGAGGGTTCTGCAGGCTGGGGACGCCAGTGGTAGGGGGGGCGGTGGCGGTTGGTAGAATTGGCACGAGAGGGGTGCAGCCCTGGCTCTTGAGAACTCCGGGGCTTGGCTCTCTGGGTGAGGGGACCTGGGAGCAAGTCCTAGGTGCAGGGGCACTTTGAAGGCTGCCTTGAGGATGCCCTGCCTGGCTGGTGTGGCAAAGCGTCCTGGCTGGCTGAGCACAGCCAGGGCTGGGCAGCACTGGTGAGGACAGAGGGGGCGCTGCAGGCAGAAGCCCTCCAGAGCATTGTCCGGGTGAGATTTGGGCAGGGCAGCTACGTGGTTTGGGACCAGCTGAGAGCACGTGTCCGTGGCCCTCCCAGGTTGCAGTCTGGAAGAAGTAGAAACCGGGGCTGGAGATGGcccaggaaggggaggggctgtggAGGGGGTCCCTAGGATGAGCATGGGGGGAGATGAGGGCCAAGTGTCAGGGCCACTTGGGACATATGTGGAGGGGTCCCACAaaggggcagggagtggggaggcTGTGCTTTCCTGGGAGCCGGGCAGAGGGGGTCTCAGGGGAGGCGCTGAGCAGAGGCCTGGGAGGGAAGGCCTTGGAGCTTCCAGGGGCCATCTGGCCAGACCTAGATTGGTGGTTGGTGGGGCTGGCCAGTGGGTGGCCTCCAGCCAGGGAGCGAGGTAAGGAGAACCCCCCTTGCTGGCTGGGGTCCTTCCATGAGCCCCATGCTCTGCCCTCACGCTCTGCAGGCCAATGAGACCTTCGCCCTTGTTGGCAACGTGACTCACTACGCCCAGGTGTGGCTCAACATCTCAGCGGAGATCCGCAGCTACCTGGAGCAGGGAAGGCTGCAGCAAC encodes:
- the FUT7 gene encoding alpha-(1,3)-fucosyltransferase 7 isoform X2 — translated: MQNAGLSPTPSLRALGGLSVAALLSAVWLWWRLGAAPGGAPAPQPTITILVWHWPFASHPPELPGDTCARYGVARCRLTANRSLLASADAVVFHHRELQAQRARLPLAERPRGQPWVWASMESPSHTRGLGRLRGVFNWVLSYRRDSDIFVPYGRLEPREGPAPPLPAKRGMAAWVVSNFQKRQRRVQLYRQLAPHLRVDVFGRAAGQPLCAGCLLRAVASYRFYLAFENSEHRDYITEKFWRNALLAGAVPVALGPPRAAYEAVAPPDAFVHVDDFGSARELAAFLTGMNESCYRRYFAWRDRFRVRLFSDWRERFCAICARFPQLPRGQVYQDLEGWFQA
- the FUT7 gene encoding alpha-(1,3)-fucosyltransferase 7 isoform X1 → MQNAASLPVSPAGLSPTPSLRALGGLSVAALLSAVWLWWRLGAAPGGAPAPQPTITILVWHWPFASHPPELPGDTCARYGVARCRLTANRSLLASADAVVFHHRELQAQRARLPLAERPRGQPWVWASMESPSHTRGLGRLRGVFNWVLSYRRDSDIFVPYGRLEPREGPAPPLPAKRGMAAWVVSNFQKRQRRVQLYRQLAPHLRVDVFGRAAGQPLCAGCLLRAVASYRFYLAFENSEHRDYITEKFWRNALLAGAVPVALGPPRAAYEAVAPPDAFVHVDDFGSARELAAFLTGMNESCYRRYFAWRDRFRVRLFSDWRERFCAICARFPQLPRGQVYQDLEGWFQA